One Nostoc sp. UHCC 0302 DNA window includes the following coding sequences:
- a CDS encoding glycosyltransferase family 2 protein, whose product MLVFIIPLRSPQASNSWERVTQLFERCIKSICNQTSPDFQAIVVCHEQPKIEFYHPKITYITVDFPPANETNPITRGDTDKGRKILKGLMYASRFSPTHTMTVDADDCISKNLAAFIKQHPKCNGWFINKGYKYKEASKYIYIKRKNFYLMCGTSNIIRYDLNFLPENAEYNRGYGYYKYYIDHGKVRGVLENKAKPIKPLPFLGAIYIVETGENLFYGSMKLNFNIFDRKSLTKSIRDEFGLYTL is encoded by the coding sequence ATGCTTGTTTTTATTATCCCACTCAGAAGTCCCCAAGCTTCCAATTCTTGGGAGCGTGTTACACAATTATTTGAAAGATGTATTAAATCAATTTGCAACCAAACATCACCTGACTTTCAAGCTATTGTCGTTTGCCATGAACAGCCAAAAATAGAATTTTATCATCCTAAAATTACATACATTACAGTTGATTTCCCACCTGCTAATGAGACAAACCCTATAACTAGAGGAGACACAGATAAAGGGCGAAAAATCTTGAAAGGATTAATGTATGCTAGCCGATTTTCCCCAACTCACACTATGACAGTAGATGCAGACGATTGCATCAGCAAAAACTTAGCCGCATTTATTAAGCAACATCCCAAATGTAATGGATGGTTTATCAACAAAGGTTATAAATATAAAGAAGCTAGTAAATATATATATATTAAAAGAAAAAATTTCTATTTAATGTGCGGTACATCAAACATTATCCGCTATGACTTAAATTTTTTACCAGAAAATGCAGAATATAATCGCGGTTATGGATACTACAAATATTATATAGACCACGGTAAAGTCAGAGGCGTATTAGAAAATAAGGCAAAACCTATTAAACCATTGCCATTTCTTGGGGCAATTTACATTGTAGAAACAGGCGAAAATCTTTTCTATGGTTCAATGAAACTAAACTTCAATATTTTTGACCGTAAATCATTAACTAAATCAATTAGAGATGAATTTGGTTTGTATACGCTATAG
- the glmM gene encoding phosphoglucosamine mutase, whose amino-acid sequence MVSSITRTSGIAGDSASEADGVGKASESSFALNLIPLPATSLFGTDGIRGRVGELLSAPLALQVGFWAGIVLRTHASQTGPVILGQDSRNSSDMLAMALSAGLTAAGLEVWYLGLCPTPCVAYLTSITDAIGGVMISASHNPPEDNGIKIFGAGGAKLPQLLQAEIEAGLRGNISSTASSNKWGRHYSRLELLRHYSETLKTPLNAAVNLQGMKIVLDLAWGAAVGLAPSVFTEMGAEVISLHNEADGDRINVNCGSTHLDILQATVQEHNADLGFAFDGDADRVLAVDNTGRQVNGDYILYLWGSHLQQKQQLPDNLIVSTVMANLGFERAWKQQGGNLIRTAVGDQYVQAEMLRTGGMLGGEQSGHILCRHYGITGDGLLTALHLAALVKEAGVSLAELVDQSFQTYPQLLRNVRVVDRDRRLAWQDCEPLQQAIALAEAAMGDSGRILVRASGTEPVIRVMVEAANAELTNYWTNELVSQVQQHIAV is encoded by the coding sequence ATGGTTTCATCTATAACTCGGACTTCAGGTATTGCTGGTGATTCTGCTTCAGAAGCTGATGGAGTGGGTAAAGCTAGTGAGAGCAGTTTTGCACTAAATTTAATTCCATTACCAGCGACTTCCCTTTTTGGTACAGATGGTATTCGCGGACGAGTGGGAGAATTGCTGAGTGCGCCCTTAGCATTGCAAGTTGGTTTTTGGGCGGGTATTGTTTTGCGTACCCATGCGAGTCAAACAGGGCCAGTGATTCTCGGACAGGATTCCAGAAACTCCAGCGATATGTTAGCTATGGCCTTGAGTGCAGGGTTAACAGCAGCGGGATTAGAGGTTTGGTATCTAGGGTTATGTCCCACTCCTTGCGTTGCCTATCTCACCAGCATCACTGACGCCATCGGCGGAGTCATGATTTCTGCCAGCCATAACCCCCCAGAGGACAATGGGATTAAAATTTTTGGTGCGGGTGGTGCGAAGTTACCCCAACTATTACAGGCAGAAATTGAGGCAGGACTACGCGGCAACATATCATCGACTGCTAGCAGCAATAAGTGGGGACGGCATTACTCACGCCTTGAGTTATTGCGGCATTATAGCGAGACATTGAAAACCCCCTTAAACGCTGCTGTAAATCTTCAGGGAATGAAAATTGTTTTGGACTTAGCCTGGGGTGCAGCTGTTGGATTAGCACCTTCAGTATTTACAGAAATGGGGGCAGAAGTCATTTCCTTGCATAACGAAGCAGATGGCGATCGCATCAACGTCAACTGCGGTTCTACTCACCTAGATATTCTGCAAGCAACTGTACAAGAACACAACGCCGACTTAGGCTTTGCCTTTGATGGCGATGCCGATCGCGTTTTAGCTGTAGACAATACTGGACGGCAAGTAAACGGTGATTACATTCTCTACCTGTGGGGAAGCCACTTACAACAAAAGCAACAACTCCCAGACAACCTGATTGTATCCACAGTCATGGCTAACTTAGGCTTTGAGAGGGCTTGGAAGCAACAAGGTGGTAACTTAATTCGCACCGCAGTCGGTGACCAATATGTACAAGCAGAAATGTTGCGGACTGGGGGAATGCTAGGCGGTGAACAATCAGGTCATATTCTTTGCCGTCATTACGGCATTACTGGCGATGGCTTATTAACAGCATTGCATTTAGCAGCTTTAGTTAAAGAGGCGGGTGTTTCCTTAGCAGAATTAGTAGACCAAAGCTTTCAGACCTATCCACAGCTATTGCGGAACGTGCGAGTAGTAGACCGCGATCGCCGTCTAGCATGGCAAGATTGTGAACCTTTGCAACAAGCGATCGCCCTTGCCGAAGCAGCAATGGGTGATTCTGGCAGAATTTTGGTTCGCGCCTCTGGTACAGAACCAGTCATCAGGGTTATGGTAGAAGCCGCTAATGCCGAACTTACTAACTACTGGACAAACGAATTAGTCTCACAAGTTCAGCAACACATAGCGGTCTAA
- a CDS encoding heme oxygenase (biliverdin-producing) has product MSSNLATKLRVGTKKAHTMAENVGFVKCFLKGVVEKNSYRKLVANFYFIYSAMEEEMEKHRQHPIISKIYFPQLNRKYTLEKDLSYYFGNNWREQIQLSSAGEAYVKRIREISEKEPELLIAHSYTRYLGDLSGGQILKNIAQTAMNLSDGQGTAFYEFADISDEKAFKAKYRQALDELPLDDATGDRIVEEANDAFGMNMKMFQELEGNLIKAIGVMLFNSLTRRRTRGSTELATAE; this is encoded by the coding sequence ATGAGCAGCAATTTAGCAACCAAATTACGTGTAGGCACTAAAAAAGCCCATACGATGGCAGAAAATGTAGGTTTTGTCAAGTGCTTTTTAAAAGGAGTAGTCGAGAAGAACTCCTACCGGAAACTAGTTGCTAACTTCTACTTCATCTACTCAGCGATGGAAGAGGAGATGGAAAAGCACCGCCAGCATCCAATTATTTCTAAAATTTACTTTCCCCAGCTAAACCGCAAGTATACCTTAGAGAAAGACTTGAGTTATTACTTTGGTAACAACTGGCGGGAGCAAATCCAACTATCTTCAGCAGGAGAAGCTTATGTAAAACGTATCAGAGAAATATCTGAAAAAGAGCCGGAACTATTAATCGCCCATTCTTACACCCGTTACTTAGGCGATTTATCTGGGGGACAGATTCTCAAAAACATTGCCCAAACGGCGATGAACCTCTCTGATGGGCAAGGTACTGCCTTCTACGAATTTGCAGACATTTCTGACGAAAAAGCATTCAAAGCCAAATATCGTCAAGCTTTGGATGAACTACCCCTTGATGATGCTACAGGCGATCGCATAGTTGAGGAAGCTAACGACGCGTTTGGCATGAACATGAAGATGTTCCAAGAATTAGAAGGCAATTTAATTAAAGCGATCGGTGTAATGCTGTTCAACAGCCTCACCCGGCGTCGTACACGCGGTAGCACTGAACTTGCCACTGCCGAGTAA
- a CDS encoding tetratricopeptide repeat protein has translation MKFYYSLVPALIGVSIAFVQPQNALALDSSEVAKVAKAITVEIENHDGSGSGIIIKREGNTYTVLTAKHVVEAQAQYEIVTPEGTHYSLNYSTVKKLPSVDLAVVQFTSNQNYPVAKIGNSDLSTEGTTAYVAGFPQISAAISSSIYNFTDGRITANASKPLRDGYALVYSNETLAGMSGGPVLNDKGEVIGIHGRSDTTENFKISDKNPNVIIKTGFNLGIPINTFLKLSAQTGVDVGVSSPSTSIATVPKADDFFIQGGDKYHKGDYKGAIADYNQAIKINPNYADAYYKLGLAHRDSGDNQKAVEDLQKATELFAVQGKKADAKRSQGVIRYLLKDYKGAITASTEAIRLNPNDAQAYNIRGTARYYLGDKQGAIADFNFVLKINPNFAPAYSNRGLARYDLGDKQGAIADHNLALKINPNYAFAYYNRGLAHYELGDKQGAIADYNLALKINPNIAPAYVNRGLARYDLGDKQGAIADFNLALKINPNFVEAYYSRGIVRYKLGDKQGAIADYNLALKINPNFVEAYSDRGLAHYELGDKQGAIADFNLALKINPNYAKAYAGRGLTRYALEDKKGGIADLQKAANLFQEQGDTDSYQTLMELIKKL, from the coding sequence ATGAAATTTTATTATTCACTCGTACCAGCATTAATTGGTGTATCAATTGCCTTTGTGCAACCCCAAAACGCTCTTGCACTTGACTCATCTGAGGTTGCGAAAGTTGCCAAAGCTATTACTGTAGAAATTGAGAATCACGATGGCTCTGGGAGTGGAATCATTATTAAACGAGAGGGTAATACTTACACTGTCCTTACTGCCAAACACGTTGTCGAAGCTCAAGCTCAATACGAAATTGTAACTCCAGAGGGAACGCATTACTCACTTAACTACAGCACTGTTAAAAAGCTTCCTTCAGTTGATTTAGCTGTTGTGCAATTTACTAGCAATCAAAATTATCCTGTTGCCAAAATCGGTAACTCAGACTTGTCAACTGAAGGAACAACCGCCTATGTGGCTGGTTTTCCACAAATAAGTGCAGCCATTTCCAGTTCCATTTACAATTTCACTGATGGGCGAATTACAGCTAATGCCTCAAAACCTCTGCGTGATGGCTATGCATTGGTTTACAGCAATGAGACGTTGGCAGGGATGAGTGGTGGCCCAGTGTTGAATGACAAAGGCGAAGTTATAGGAATTCATGGTCGAAGCGATACAACTGAGAACTTTAAAATCTCTGATAAAAATCCTAACGTGATTATTAAGACTGGCTTTAATTTGGGCATTCCGATTAATACCTTTTTGAAACTCTCTGCCCAAACTGGAGTTGATGTAGGCGTTAGTTCTCCTAGTACATCCATCGCTACAGTTCCGAAAGCAGATGACTTCTTTATTCAGGGTGGGGATAAGTACCATAAAGGAGATTATAAAGGTGCGATCGCTGATTACAACCAAGCCATCAAGATTAATCCTAATTATGCCGATGCCTACTATAAACTAGGATTAGCTCACAGAGATTCTGGAGACAATCAGAAAGCTGTTGAAGATTTACAGAAAGCAACAGAATTATTTGCTGTACAAGGAAAGAAAGCTGATGCCAAACGTAGTCAAGGGGTTATTCGTTATTTATTAAAAGACTATAAAGGAGCAATCACAGCTTCCACAGAAGCAATTCGCCTCAATCCCAATGATGCTCAAGCCTACAACATCCGAGGAACTGCCCGCTATTATTTGGGAGACAAGCAAGGGGCTATAGCTGATTTCAACTTTGTCCTCAAGATTAATCCCAACTTTGCCCCAGCCTACAGCAATCGAGGATTAGCCCGCTATGATTTGGGAGACAAACAAGGGGCTATAGCAGATCACAACCTTGCCCTCAAGATTAATCCCAATTATGCCTTTGCCTACTACAATCGAGGATTAGCCCACTATGAGCTAGGCGACAAGCAAGGAGCTATAGCAGATTACAACCTTGCCCTCAAGATTAATCCCAATATTGCCCCAGCCTACGTCAACCGAGGACTAGCACGCTATGATTTGGGAGACAAGCAAGGGGCTATAGCAGATTTCAACCTTGCCCTCAAGATTAATCCTAACTTTGTCGAAGCCTACTACAGCCGGGGAATTGTCCGCTATAAGTTAGGTGACAAGCAAGGGGCTATAGCAGATTACAACCTTGCCCTCAAGATTAATCCTAACTTTGTCGAAGCCTACAGTGACCGGGGACTAGCCCACTATGAGTTAGGTGACAAGCAAGGAGCTATAGCAGATTTCAACCTTGCCCTCAAGATTAATCCTAATTATGCCAAAGCCTATGCAGGTCGAGGACTTACCCGGTATGCCTTGGAAGACAAGAAAGGGGGGATCGCGGATTTACAAAAAGCAGCCAACCTCTTTCAAGAACAAGGGGACACAGATTCCTATCAAACACTGATGGAATTAATTAAAAAGCTTTAG
- a CDS encoding tetratricopeptide repeat protein, whose amino-acid sequence MHSLKILPLLVTLSLVIVPQISFAQIVDLVEQAQTALQEEKYQQAEALWQRIIQKEPNDATAYVRLGTVLFVQNKTEAAIAL is encoded by the coding sequence GTGCATAGCCTAAAAATATTGCCATTGCTTGTAACTTTATCTCTGGTGATAGTACCGCAAATTAGTTTTGCCCAGATTGTAGATTTAGTGGAACAGGCACAAACTGCCCTACAAGAGGAAAAATATCAGCAAGCAGAAGCTCTTTGGCAACGCATAATTCAAAAAGAACCTAATGATGCTACTGCGTATGTGCGGTTAGGCACAGTGTTATTTGTGCAGAACAAAACAGAAGCAGCGATCGCTTTGTAG
- the cobW gene encoding cobalamin biosynthesis protein CobW, whose amino-acid sequence MATKIPVTVITGFLGSGKTSLIRHLLQNNQGRRIAVLVNEFGELGIDGELLKSCQICPEDGDGESNIFELTNGCLCCTVQEEFFPTMQQLIKRRDSIDCILIETSGLALPKPLVKAFRWQEIRNAATVDAVITVVDCAAVAAGTFASDPEAVAAQRQADDSLEHETPLQELFEDQLACADLVVLNKTDLVDAKTKAQVEELIKRELPRVVKIVESDASGGLRLRSQLDPSILLGFKAAVEDNLDSRPSHHDTEEEHEHDEEITSANLILDRAFDPEKLQQQLEILAQQQEIYRIKGFVAVPNKPMRLVMQGVGTRFDKFYDRPWQPEEARQTRLVFIGRDLKSSEIEAQLVAL is encoded by the coding sequence ATGGCTACAAAAATTCCTGTCACAGTAATCACAGGCTTCTTAGGTAGTGGTAAAACCAGCTTAATTCGCCACCTGCTACAAAACAACCAAGGACGCCGCATTGCTGTTTTAGTCAACGAATTTGGCGAACTTGGTATTGATGGTGAATTGTTGAAATCTTGTCAAATTTGCCCCGAAGATGGCGATGGCGAGAGTAATATTTTTGAATTAACAAATGGCTGCTTATGTTGCACGGTTCAAGAAGAATTTTTTCCCACAATGCAACAGTTAATTAAGCGGCGAGATAGCATTGATTGCATTTTAATTGAAACCTCTGGTTTAGCTTTACCAAAACCTCTGGTAAAGGCTTTTCGCTGGCAGGAAATTCGTAACGCGGCTACTGTCGACGCCGTAATTACTGTAGTAGATTGTGCGGCGGTAGCAGCAGGGACATTTGCCAGTGATCCGGAGGCAGTGGCAGCCCAGCGGCAAGCTGATGATAGTCTAGAACACGAGACACCTTTGCAAGAATTGTTTGAAGACCAACTTGCTTGTGCAGACTTAGTAGTTTTGAATAAAACTGATTTAGTTGATGCAAAAACGAAAGCGCAAGTTGAGGAGTTGATTAAACGAGAATTGCCGAGAGTTGTGAAGATTGTTGAAAGCGATGCCTCCGGCGGGCTACGCCTACGCTCTCAACTAGACCCATCTATATTATTAGGATTTAAAGCCGCAGTTGAAGACAATTTAGATAGCCGTCCCAGTCATCACGATACCGAAGAAGAACACGAACACGACGAAGAAATTACCTCAGCTAATTTAATTTTGGATCGTGCTTTTGACCCAGAAAAGCTGCAACAACAGTTAGAAATATTGGCACAGCAACAAGAAATTTATCGAATTAAAGGCTTTGTGGCAGTACCAAACAAACCTATGCGTTTAGTAATGCAAGGTGTGGGAACACGATTTGATAAGTTTTATGATCGCCCTTGGCAGCCAGAAGAAGCAAGACAAACCCGCTTAGTTTTTATCGGTCGTGATTTGAAATCCTCAGAAATAGAAGCACAACTTGTAGCTTTATAA